GGAAAGTCGACTTGAGCTCGTCGACGATGCTCTGCGGAAACGGATAAATCAGCACCACGCCATCCCACAACTTCCGGCCCTCGGAGATGATCTTCTCATACGACGGACCATCGATGTGCAGGTCCTCCGGACGCACGAAATGCAGATCGAGTCGCACGTTCTGCACCCGGGCCACTTCGGACAATCCATTGAGCAACTCCTGCCCCGGATTGCCGTAACCGGTGCGGTCAAAATTCGGCAGGTCGACACAGACCAACACCCCAAACGCCAGCGTCGAACGCGTGCGCTGATGCGCCGCCGGCTCCCGTTTCTCGGCGTGAGTGTAGCCCATGCGCGAGGCCAGCGCGAAAACCTTGGCGCGCGTCTTGGGGTTGATGCCGGGGTGGTTGGTAAAACAACGCGACACCGTCGCGCGGGAAATGCCCAACTCCTTGGCGATGAGTTGTTGGTTGATCTTGGCCATGTGCTGAGGGGTAGAGAAGCGGAACAGAACGCGCCCGAGAGCGACGCGCCTGTGCAACCGTGCCGGTTATGGCTATGAATCTCAATGCAATCTTTAATGCAATTTTATGCATCATATGCGCTTGCCTCTCCCCACTCGGCCCGGCTTTCATACCCCCTATGAACCCCCTTGGACTGGGCTGTGCCCTCGGCTTGGCCTCCTTGCCCCTCTCTCTCGACGCCGCCTCCCGTGTCACCGTGGAACCCGATCCGCAGGGTGGCTGGCAGCTTCTGCGCAACGGCGAACCCTACGTCATTCGCGGTGCCGGCGGCTACCGTAACCTCGAAATCCTGCGTGCCGCGGGCGGCAACACGCTGCGCACCTGGGGGGCCGAACAACTCGGCCCCGATGCCTCCGGCGAGCCCTTGCTCGATCGCGCCGCCAAGCTCGGCCTCAACGTGCTGGTGGGCATCTGGATCAACCACCCGCGCCACGGCCACGACTACGGCGACGAGGCCATGCTCACCGCGCAGCGCGAACGCGTGCGCGCCATGGTGCGCCGTTACAAGGACCACCCCGCCGTGCTCATGTGGGGTCTCGGCAACGAGATGGAGGAAGACGGCAGCGATCCGCGCATTTGGCAGGAGCTCGAAGTGCTCGCCCGCATCGTGAAGGAAGAGGACCCCGACCATCCCGTGTGCACCGTGCTGGCCGGAACCTACAACGACAAGCTCCGCGCCATGCAGGAGCACTACAGCTCGCTGGATCTGCTCGGCATCAACATTTACGGCGGCGCGGAAACCGTCGACGACGCCCTCGCCGCCCAGGGTTGGGACAAGCCCTACCTGATCACCGAATTTGGTCCGCAAGGTCACTGGGAAATCGCCAGCACCGATTGGGAAGCCCCGATCGAGCCGAGCCCCGCCGAAAAAGCCGCCACCTACCGCGGATCGCACGAGGCGGTCATGCAGGCGTCGCGCAAGTTATGCCTCGGCACCTTCTGCTTCCTTTGGGGCCACAAACAGGAAACCACTGCCACGTGGTTCAGCATGTTCCTGCCCAGCGGTGAACGCACGCCCTCGGTCGACGCCATGATCGAGGCTTGGACCGGTTCGCCGCCGCCTCACCCCGCCCCGGTCATTCACGACCTCAGCGCCGATTTTCGCGAGAAGCGCGTGGCCGTCGGCGGCGAACATGAAGTCACCGCTCAAGTCACCTACGCCGGCGAGGACGAACTGAGTTTCGAGTGGCAAATCGTCGCCGAAACCAAGGACCGCAAATTTGGCGGCGACCCGGAAAAGGCTCCGCCCGCCATCGCCGACAGTGTGATCTCGAGCGACGGCACCCGCGCCCTGCTCCGGTTGCCGAGTGAGCCAGGCGCCTACCGCGTCTTCCTCACCGTGCGCGACCCCCACGGCGGCGGCTCCACGCACAACTTCCCCTTCTACGTAGAGTAGGCAAAGCACCGCGGCGCGGCGCGAGACGGAGCCCTCCAACGTGACGCGGCCGACACGGCCGCGTCTACATCCAGACCTTCTTGTTGTAGCAACGGCCGTGTCGGCCGTTTTCGTTGTAAGAGCGATCCTCCGTGTATTCGTCGATGGAGCTTTAGTCACCGAGGTGTCGGCGCGCGCGCCACGGTCTGACGCGAAGGCCTATAGAATCAAACCGCGAAGGTCGCGAAGACACGCGAAGGCGAATCGCGGAAATCCCCGCAATATTTTGGCTCTGTGACCCCGGTGTCTCCTCTATGATCTCTGTGACGAAAAGACGATGCCTCTCGGCTGCCTACTCCTCGATCGGGGGCGGGCCGTTGCTGGTGCGTTGGACGGGGAGGATTTCGCCGTTGGGGCCGTAGTGCAGTTCGTCGATGCACACCGACCGGCGATAGACGCCGCCACCCGGGAGCTGCGAGTTGTGGTAAACAAAATACCACTTCCCCTTAAACTCCACGATGCCTTGGTGGTTGGTCTCCGACTTCGGCATGAGGCCGTTGATCACGCCACCATAAGTCCAGGGACCGGCCGCGCTGTCGCTGGTGGCATACTCCGTCTTCGACGGGTATCCGGATCCTGCATACGTGAGGTAGTAAGTGTCACCGCGTTTGTGCAAAAACGGCGCCTCGAAGAAGTTCTTTGCGTCCACCGTCTGCACCTCGCCCGCCAGTTCCACCATGTTGTCCTTCAACAATACCATGCGGGCTTCGTCCCAGGAACCCCAATACAGGTAGGCCTGGCCGTCGTCGTCGACGAAGACCGCGGGATCGATGTTCAACACGACCGAGTTGGGTGTGTCGTCGGTGATGAGGGCGTGGCCCAGCGCGTCCTTGAACGGACCGAGCGGTGAGTCTGCCACGGCGACGCCGATGGCAAACCCTTCGCGGCGGCGAATGTC
This portion of the Actomonas aquatica genome encodes:
- a CDS encoding glycoside hydrolase family 43 protein produces the protein MPAGKPIVTDMFTADPAPLAHDGTLYIYTGHDIQNETERSFKMHDWYAFSTTDLGSFEKHGPLLSADDFAWASGDAFAAHVTERDGKFYWYVSLRHKDIRRREGFAIGVAVADSPLGPFKDALGHALITDDTPNSVVLNIDPAVFVDDDGQAYLYWGSWDEARMVLLKDNMVELAGEVQTVDAKNFFEAPFLHKRGDTYYLTYAGSGYPSKTEYATSDSAAGPWTYGGVINGLMPKSETNHQGIVEFKGKWYFVYHNSQLPGGGVYRRSVCIDELHYGPNGEILPVQRTSNGPPPIEE
- a CDS encoding glycoside hydrolase family 2 TIM barrel-domain containing protein, translating into MNPLGLGCALGLASLPLSLDAASRVTVEPDPQGGWQLLRNGEPYVIRGAGGYRNLEILRAAGGNTLRTWGAEQLGPDASGEPLLDRAAKLGLNVLVGIWINHPRHGHDYGDEAMLTAQRERVRAMVRRYKDHPAVLMWGLGNEMEEDGSDPRIWQELEVLARIVKEEDPDHPVCTVLAGTYNDKLRAMQEHYSSLDLLGINIYGGAETVDDALAAQGWDKPYLITEFGPQGHWEIASTDWEAPIEPSPAEKAATYRGSHEAVMQASRKLCLGTFCFLWGHKQETTATWFSMFLPSGERTPSVDAMIEAWTGSPPPHPAPVIHDLSADFREKRVAVGGEHEVTAQVTYAGEDELSFEWQIVAETKDRKFGGDPEKAPPAIADSVISSDGTRALLRLPSEPGAYRVFLTVRDPHGGGSTHNFPFYVE